From Hoplias malabaricus isolate fHopMal1 chromosome 11, fHopMal1.hap1, whole genome shotgun sequence, a single genomic window includes:
- the LOC136709921 gene encoding proton-coupled zinc antiporter SLC30A1 yields the protein MERSALWGSCTHRCLLAFTSALLLFEVVVGRLCRSLINTVDSFHTLYILIHLTMHPLETLTGATETSIANPYTSQDSDGPLGQNPTSTTDDPSVNPDSSQLPSPGETQIELTVAGTATASLPLTEDTYCSLRMQPFGAVIAALLLGSLCVSVTLEIITHILQPHVIQRPLLATVVGAVSLLFNSLILIWRGGRGMDGDDGLSKDMRETQNEVFTLSNDTGTTTNLEASYHCDSSTSEGPLQGGMLMFCNPTAPSVLDPLHQCTKEHCSPTHSVENSISHESTDFQQPPQTLQLSHSLHEVDYSNACVGRMGLHVQVGRGPRRQSGYVKGILPAIHSLLGPVLVLANGLALLLHGVDCLQPRWDCHLLPYLDPGFCLVTVLVLMARALPELRYHAFMLLQAAPAHINMEDLTASIGRVQGVLAVHELHVWQLSAARLVASVHIHCQAGMGALECSKLLETVTEVLNHFGVSHCTVQPEFITMHSNTPQSSGTHSRSVPDTVDSTVQPLCSLRCGKECARKMCCSPPDEEHLCPALPPTVETEVREQDVVIENSHL from the exons ATGGAGCGGTCTGCTTTGTGGGGCAGCTGCACACACAGATGTCTGCTGGCGTTCACCTCCGCCCTCCTGCTGTTTGAGGTCGTGGTTGGCCGTCTCTGTAGGTCACTTATTAACACCGTGGACAGTTTCCACACCCTCTACATCCTCATACACTTAACCATGCACCCTCTAGAGACGCTGACTGGCGCTACTGAAACATCAATAGCCAATCCCTACACCTCCCAAGACAGTGACGGACCATTGGGACAAAATCCCACTTCAACCACGGATGACCCCTCGGTTAATCCAGACTCGAGCCAACTGCCATCTCCAGGTGAAACCCAAATAGAGCTTACAGTCGCTGGGACCGCCACTGCCAGCCTTCCCTTGACCGAGGATACGTATTGTAGTTTGCGGATGCAGCCCTTTGGAGCTGTAATCGCGGCCCTGCTGCTAGGTTCCCTTTGTGTCTCCGTTACTCTTGAGATCATTACCCACATTCTCCAGCCTCATGTCATACAGCGTCCTCTTCTGGCCACCGTGGTAGGTGCAGTTAGTCTGCTCTTCAACTCCCTGATACTGATCTGGAGAGGAGGCAGAGGTATGGATGGAGACGATGGGCTTAGCAAGGACATGAGGGAGACACAAAATGAGGTCTTCACTCTTTCAAATGATACAGGT acaaCCACAAATCTAGAGGCTTCGTATCACTGCGACAGTTCTACTTCAGAAGGTCCTCTTCAGGGCGGTATGCTGATGTTCTGTAACCCTACAGCGCCAAGTGTGCTGGATCCACTGCACCAGTGCACCAAAGAACACTGTTCCCCCACTCACTCGGTAGAGAACTCCATCTCCCATGAATCCACAGACTTCCAGCAACCTCCACAAACCCTTCAGCTGAGCCACTCACTGCATGAGGTGGATTACAGCAATGCCTGTGTGGGCCGCATGG GCTTGCACGTTCAAGTGGGCAGGGGTCCTAGAAGACAAAGCGGCTATGTCAAGGGCATCCTGCCTGCCATCCACAGCCTGTTGGGCCCTGTTCTGGTTCTAGCCAATGGCCTGGCTCTTCTGCTGCATGGTGTGGACTGCCTGCAGCCTCGCTGGGACTGTCATCTCCTTCCGTACTTGGACCCGGGCTTCTGTTTGGTGACTGTCCTGGTTCTGATGGCTAGGGCCCTGCCGGAGCTAAGGTACCACGCTTTTATGCTGCTCCAGGCCGCCCCAGCTCACATAAACATGGAGGATCTGACGGCAAGTATTGGGCGTGTGCAGGGTGTATTAGCTGTTCATGAGCTGCATGTGTGGCAGTTATCTGCAGCTCGTCTTGTGGCATCTGTGCACATTCACTGCCAGGCAGGGATGGGGGCGCTTGAGTGTTCTAAACTCTTAGAGACGGTCACAGAAGTGCTGAACCATTTTGGGGTGAGCCACTGCACAGTGCAGCCTGAATTCATCACCATGCACAGTAACACTCCTCAGAGCTCAGGGACACACTCCAGGTCAGTCCCTGACACAGTGGACTCTACAGTGCAGCCACTCTGCAGTCTGCGCTGTGGGAAGGAGTGCGCTAGGAAAATGTGTTGCTCACCTCCTGACGAAGAACATCTCTGTCCTGCACTGCCCCCTACTGTGGAAACCGAGGTGAGGGAGCAGGATGTTGTCATTGAGAACTCACATTTATAA